CAGGCTGCCGACAAATTGGGCAAGTGGAGTTTTCAGAAAGCCAGCGATCAATACAATGAATATGAAACTCATGCATACAAGGTAACTGCCTTAGCTTATTCCCTGTTACATATTCATTAATGCAAACACTACACGTTTtacttatttcattttcagtgtgaatATCCCCATAGTTCCGGGTAGAAAGATTGTCGATCTGCTCTTTGGTTAAACCTCTTAAACGATCgtcatcatcatcttcattcAGCAAGAAGAAGTGGGCAAGTCGAAGTATGGGCAGCGTTCCGTTTTCCACTAGGTTGTTAGCATCTTGAGACTGCCTGTTATCTTGGTTTTCATTATGGCGACCATAGCGTTGAATGTCATCACTCTGTCCATTTggttctctgctgccttctaCTGCATGCCCATTTCTAGATGAAACCTCGCTTGGATCACTGCTATTGTTTGCTGAACTTAAGTTATTCTGCTCTGACTGTACATCCGGTAAGTGATGACCACCTCTTTGCACTTCTGAGTTAGATTCAGTTTCCATTAAAGAACTCAGTTCTCCAAAGCCTGTCATAATTTGTCTAAGGATTGATCGAAGAGCCACTGATGAAGGTTCACCAAGCCCAGTTTCTGAAATCCGACGAAGAGGTATCCGTATAGTGCTAACGTAGGTTCGAATACCCGCACGTTCTGATCGCGATATCGTACGCCGAAATCCCCCACTGTCACTTTCAAAGGTAACTGTGTTTTCTGCCATTCCTACTCTAGAACGAGTTCTACTGGCAATACTGTCCCGATCTCTGTTTTCTCCAGGACGAATTCTTCTCACCTGAAGATCTAATGTAATTGTTGGATGCCTTCTAACAGCAGCTACTGGCCTACTAgattcctcctcttccaaagTTATTCCCAAGGATGGGGCTACACTGGGAAGTTGAGGAGTCTGAGTGTTACCTCTTGCTTGTTCTTCGGCAGGCTGTGGAGAAGGCTGAGCTGtttgtcttctgcttctgttgaCTTGCTGTGCATTTCTATCCTGCCTCTGCCCATGTTCCTCAGAATGAGCAGTATCACCTTGCCTTTGCAGCGGAGAGCGGCTTCGACTACTTAAAGTAGACCTCAGCCGCAGAATTTCTAGTCTTTGGTTTGTACTCATCCGAACATTAGTTCTAGATCTACCTCTTGTGACTCCTGTAGAAGTACCTCTTTCTGGCATTTCTCTTTGTTCACCAGTACCTGCAGAATTATTACGTGTAGTATTTGTTTGGGAAAGGCCTGTCAACTCCCTTGTTCTACTCCTGAGCCTCCCTGAGACCGGACGAGAGGCTGCTTCAGAACTTTGTGCCACGGAACTTCTTACAGACCTGGTCCTTGCAGTGCTTGAAGCCTCACTGCTTGCCTCTCTTGCAGTCCTGCTCCTCGTTCGTGGGGTTACTGGACTGACAGCTCTTTGATGTCTTCTTTCTAAATACATTCTGCTACTATCTATACCTACATACTCCTCACCAGCAGTTTCAAAACTGTTATGCTCATGATTTATGTTGATTTCAAGACTAAATCGAAACTCCCCACTGTTTGGATTTGTTCGACTCACAGCTCTCCAGGTTTGGTTCCCACTCTGTCCGCTGCGAGTGGCATTTCCTGTGCGACGAAATGTGTTCAGCCATTCAAGCAGAGAGTCACCATTTGAGTTTTCTCCAAGAACATCAGAATctgagagaaacaaagaattgCAAACATTCATACAACTGCACGCTCAGCATACTATGAGGCACTCCAAATCCTCTATGCTTGCTGGGCCCTGACTTCAGAAACAATACAGTAGCAGGACAGCTACCTTGCTATGCTAATgtaattttgctgaaaatatgcTGTAtgtaaaaacaacagcaaaactcatCAGTTCAACCTAGAATTTTTGTCTCACCACCAGatacacagagaaattaatatGCCCAGACGGCCTCTTCTGAGAAAGTGTTCAGATTTAGGCGGTCCAAAGTTAGTTGTATTTGTCCAATATCTGTCTCTCGCTTAAGCTATCAATTTGAGGGTATCCTAGTCAACTAACTTTgataaagcaaggaaaagcatgacagattttgtcttcttttggaaaacattttaaaaaattgttttctataaGCAGTGGAATAAATGATCCATGGTTTCGacagattttctccttttgtgcAAATACACTCTTTTCCTACTACAATATCCTCGGCTCTGTTCCCAAATCTCCTCCAACTACAAGCTCAAGAACAGATACAATTGTTGTAGTTAGTGCTAACTATGTATATAAAGCAAGCCAGTGGTCATGATCACAGCGAAGGTTTTCCCTTGAAGGGATCAGATTAAGCTCTCCCTACTCCATCATCTCCCTACTTCCACGAAACCTGCAAGAACTTTGGTATCTTCATTTCCGAGTTGCCTGTTCCTCTCCTAAATCTGACTAG
Above is a genomic segment from Gymnogyps californianus isolate 813 chromosome 1, ASM1813914v2, whole genome shotgun sequence containing:
- the RNF6 gene encoding E3 ubiquitin-protein ligase RNF6 isoform X1 yields the protein MDRSRHRAGNGNEQAPSREHSHGEDERQRQLERLSREEAYYQFINELNEEDYRLMRDRNLLGTPGEITAEELQQRLEGAKECLASQTDLDNREGEGRTVGDSDVLGENSNGDSLLEWLNTFRRTGNATRSGQSGNQTWRAVSRTNPNSGEFRFSLEININHEHNSFETAGEEYVGIDSSRMYLERRHQRAVSPVTPRTRSRTAREASSEASSTARTRSVRSSVAQSSEAASRPVSGRLRSRTRELTGLSQTNTTRNNSAGTGEQREMPERGTSTGVTRGRSRTNVRMSTNQRLEILRLRSTLSSRSRSPLQRQGDTAHSEEHGQRQDRNAQQVNRSRRQTAQPSPQPAEEQARGNTQTPQLPSVAPSLGITLEEEESSRPVAAVRRHPTITLDLQVRRIRPGENRDRDSIASRTRSRVGMAENTVTFESDSGGFRRTISRSERAGIRTYVSTIRIPLRRISETGLGEPSSVALRSILRQIMTGFGELSSLMETESNSEVQRGGHHLPDVQSEQNNLSSANNSSDPSEVSSRNGHAVEGSREPNGQSDDIQRYGRHNENQDNRQSQDANNLVENGTLPILRLAHFFLLNEDDDDDRLRGLTKEQIDNLSTRNYGDIHTENEISKTCSVCINEYVTGNKLRQLPCMHEFHIHCIDRWLSENSTCPICRQPVLGSNATDNG
- the RNF6 gene encoding E3 ubiquitin-protein ligase RNF6 isoform X2: MEMKRQPGVIMDRSRHRAGNGNEQAPSREHSHGEDERQRQLERLSREEAYYQFINELNEEDYRLMRDRNLLGTPGEITAEELQQRLEGAKECLASQTDLDNREGEDSDVLGENSNGDSLLEWLNTFRRTGNATRSGQSGNQTWRAVSRTNPNSGEFRFSLEININHEHNSFETAGEEYVGIDSSRMYLERRHQRAVSPVTPRTRSRTAREASSEASSTARTRSVRSSVAQSSEAASRPVSGRLRSRTRELTGLSQTNTTRNNSAGTGEQREMPERGTSTGVTRGRSRTNVRMSTNQRLEILRLRSTLSSRSRSPLQRQGDTAHSEEHGQRQDRNAQQVNRSRRQTAQPSPQPAEEQARGNTQTPQLPSVAPSLGITLEEEESSRPVAAVRRHPTITLDLQVRRIRPGENRDRDSIASRTRSRVGMAENTVTFESDSGGFRRTISRSERAGIRTYVSTIRIPLRRISETGLGEPSSVALRSILRQIMTGFGELSSLMETESNSEVQRGGHHLPDVQSEQNNLSSANNSSDPSEVSSRNGHAVEGSREPNGQSDDIQRYGRHNENQDNRQSQDANNLVENGTLPILRLAHFFLLNEDDDDDRLRGLTKEQIDNLSTRNYGDIHTENEISKTCSVCINEYVTGNKLRQLPCMHEFHIHCIDRWLSENSTCPICRADSSQINDNSKRACLTEHGICSKNKRALRKPFYSSKLLN